A genomic window from Bdellovibrio sp. SKB1291214 includes:
- a CDS encoding ABC transporter permease, whose protein sequence is MMTPFIALFRREIARFLKVIVQTIVTPFVSSFLYLLIFGVSLGAAMPTHQGVKYLSFLIPGLMMMGLMNNAFQNSSSSIVSSKFSGDLEDLRVAPISNQEIIWAMSLAALVRGFIVALITYIVGSVFCWYQQGEILTIAHPIYTMFFVVVAGLIFSLLGISVAFWATTFDQLSAFSAFILLPLTYLGGVFLSIDHLHPFWQMLSKLNPLLYLINGLRYGVIGVSDVSMEVAVPVSILGFVVFYGLANFSLKRGSFQRW, encoded by the coding sequence ATGATGACGCCATTTATTGCCCTTTTCCGTCGTGAAATTGCGCGTTTCTTAAAAGTGATCGTGCAAACAATCGTGACTCCTTTTGTTTCCTCATTCTTGTATCTTTTGATCTTTGGTGTGTCTTTGGGTGCAGCGATGCCGACTCATCAAGGAGTTAAATATCTTTCGTTCCTGATTCCTGGTTTGATGATGATGGGCTTGATGAATAATGCCTTTCAAAATTCATCTTCATCGATTGTCTCGTCGAAGTTTTCTGGAGATTTGGAAGACTTGCGGGTGGCTCCTATTAGCAATCAGGAGATCATCTGGGCGATGAGTCTTGCGGCTTTAGTGCGTGGATTTATCGTGGCATTGATCACTTATATCGTGGGATCTGTTTTCTGTTGGTATCAGCAGGGAGAGATCTTAACCATTGCTCATCCGATTTATACGATGTTCTTTGTGGTCGTGGCTGGATTGATTTTTTCCCTTTTGGGGATCTCAGTGGCTTTTTGGGCAACAACGTTTGATCAATTGTCGGCGTTTTCGGCTTTCATTCTTTTGCCTTTGACGTACCTGGGAGGAGTTTTCTTATCCATCGATCATCTGCATCCGTTTTGGCAGATGCTTTCAAAACTGAATCCTCTTTTATATCTTATCAACGGTCTTCGTTATGGGGTGATTGGGGTTAGCGATGTCAGCATGGAAGTGGCTGTTCCAGTTTCTATATTGGGATTTGTGGTATTCTATGGCCTGGCGAATTTCAGTTTAAAACGCGGCTCATTCCAACGCTGGTAA